A region of Natribaculum luteum DNA encodes the following proteins:
- a CDS encoding MBL fold metallo-hydrolase: MHRITLANTVFEGENNAYLHAGESTVLVDTGVAVAETRAELEAGLAAHDVEFADIDAIVLTHYHADHTGLTGEIQAASGATVHAHVADAPLIAGDADAWDDVRETHERLFDEWGMPAADREELLSYLHDGRDLSGTPADVTPFEDGDRLSFDGFELDVLHAPGHTAGLSTFVLESGDEVLTGDALLPKYTPNVGGADVRVDRPLERYLETLETIADRGFDRAWPGHRDPIDDPSARARQIVAHHEERSYRVLSVLDEYGPADAWTVSAQLFGDLSDIHVLHGPGEAYAHLEHLARAGDLERVDEGYRLTDDAVRRLADRSDGRWPL; encoded by the coding sequence ATGCACCGGATCACGCTGGCGAACACCGTCTTCGAGGGGGAGAACAATGCGTACCTGCACGCCGGCGAGTCGACCGTCCTGGTCGACACCGGCGTCGCGGTCGCGGAGACGCGCGCCGAACTCGAGGCCGGTCTCGCCGCCCACGACGTCGAATTCGCCGACATCGACGCGATCGTCCTGACGCACTACCACGCCGACCACACGGGGCTGACCGGGGAGATTCAGGCCGCGAGCGGGGCGACCGTCCACGCCCACGTCGCTGACGCGCCGCTGATCGCGGGCGACGCCGACGCGTGGGACGACGTCCGAGAGACGCACGAACGGCTGTTCGACGAGTGGGGGATGCCGGCGGCCGACCGCGAGGAACTGCTCTCCTATCTCCACGACGGCCGCGATCTGTCCGGCACGCCCGCCGACGTCACGCCGTTCGAAGACGGCGACCGCCTCTCGTTCGACGGATTCGAACTCGATGTCCTCCACGCGCCGGGCCACACCGCCGGCCTCTCCACGTTCGTCCTCGAGAGCGGCGACGAGGTGCTCACCGGCGACGCCCTGTTGCCCAAGTACACGCCCAACGTCGGCGGTGCCGACGTCCGCGTCGACCGACCGCTCGAGCGGTACCTCGAGACGCTCGAGACGATCGCCGACCGCGGGTTCGACCGCGCGTGGCCTGGCCATCGCGATCCGATCGACGACCCGTCGGCGAGGGCGCGACAGATCGTCGCACACCACGAAGAACGATCGTATCGCGTCCTCTCCGTGCTCGACGAGTACGGACCGGCCGACGCCTGGACCGTCAGCGCACAGCTGTTTGGCGACCTTTCGGACATCCACGTTCTCCACGGCCCCGGCGAGGCGTACGCCCACCTCGAGCACCTGGCTCGCGCTGGCGATCTCGAGCGGGTCGACGAGGGGTATCGACTGACCGACGACGCGGTGCGACGGCTGGCCGACCGTTCGGACGGCCGCTGGCCGCTGTAG
- a CDS encoding ABC transporter permease, whose protein sequence is MSASGRIADVRAWFAGRALVVMALATAAVLVVMLYVPVGVVFSEALFVDGRFSVGNFRAVLADPFYLGVLAPVFADPLAVGTHLGALVGWLASISVSVSPAFPWFTLEVPDVRLGLFGFTAYQATLSTVASVVLGLPAAYVLANYEFRGRQTLRSLTILPFVLPGIMVAVGFYATFGQTGTLNSLLGLAGLGPYPFLGRYPLAVVIVAHAFYNAPLVARITVAAWESVDVRTVETARSLGASPRRAFRDVVVPQLLPAVLTGALLTFVFTFMTFPIVLALGGLQLATVEVWVYDRIRRLAFAEAATLAVLETIVTLSVTYAYLRYESAQAGMSRAASPPPREQLFPDVRTAFTPSRLAILGYGVVAAVVFVGPLASLIVGSVTDGSGFTLRYYAFLLERQVEGASFQTRPWPAIRNSLLFGVATLAVALPMGVVISVLTARAGRLGTVVDALAMLPLAVSGIVFGIGLLQGLVFGIALPGGWRLQVTGAVAIVAAHAVAAYPFVTRNVSPLLADLDPAMVESARALGATRARALLDVELPLVASGVVAGAAFAFAISIGEFSSTVILAAGSETYTMPVAVERYLGRRPGPAIAMGTLLLVVTAASFVVVDRVGGRFERD, encoded by the coding sequence GTGTCGGCGAGCGGTCGAATCGCCGACGTTCGTGCGTGGTTCGCCGGGCGCGCGCTCGTCGTGATGGCGCTCGCGACGGCCGCGGTACTCGTCGTGATGCTCTACGTCCCCGTCGGTGTCGTCTTCTCCGAGGCCCTGTTCGTCGACGGCCGATTCTCCGTCGGGAACTTCCGGGCGGTGCTCGCCGATCCGTTCTACCTCGGCGTCCTGGCACCGGTGTTCGCCGATCCGCTCGCGGTCGGAACGCACCTCGGCGCGCTCGTCGGCTGGCTCGCGTCGATCTCGGTGTCGGTCTCGCCCGCGTTCCCCTGGTTCACACTCGAGGTGCCGGACGTCCGGCTGGGACTGTTCGGCTTCACCGCCTACCAGGCGACCCTCTCGACCGTCGCGAGCGTCGTTCTCGGCCTGCCGGCGGCGTACGTCCTCGCGAATTACGAGTTTCGCGGCCGGCAGACACTGCGTTCGCTCACCATCCTCCCGTTCGTCCTCCCGGGGATCATGGTCGCCGTCGGCTTCTACGCCACGTTCGGACAGACGGGCACGCTCAACTCGCTGCTCGGACTCGCTGGACTCGGTCCCTATCCGTTTCTCGGCCGGTACCCGCTGGCCGTGGTGATCGTCGCCCACGCCTTCTACAACGCTCCGCTGGTCGCCCGAATCACCGTCGCCGCCTGGGAGAGCGTCGACGTCCGGACCGTCGAGACCGCCCGCTCGCTCGGCGCGAGCCCCCGGCGAGCGTTCCGGGACGTGGTCGTCCCACAGCTCCTTCCCGCCGTCCTCACCGGCGCGTTGCTCACGTTCGTCTTTACGTTCATGACGTTCCCCATCGTCCTCGCGCTCGGCGGACTGCAACTGGCGACGGTCGAGGTCTGGGTCTACGACCGCATCCGGCGGCTCGCGTTCGCCGAAGCCGCAACGCTCGCCGTCCTCGAGACGATCGTCACGCTGTCGGTCACCTACGCCTACCTCCGGTACGAGTCCGCACAGGCGGGGATGAGCCGGGCCGCCTCGCCACCGCCGCGCGAGCAACTGTTTCCCGACGTCCGAACCGCGTTTACCCCCAGTCGACTCGCCATCCTGGGGTACGGCGTCGTCGCCGCGGTCGTCTTCGTCGGCCCGCTCGCGAGCCTGATCGTCGGCAGCGTCACCGACGGCAGCGGCTTCACGCTCCGGTACTACGCGTTCTTGCTCGAGCGACAGGTCGAGGGAGCGTCGTTCCAGACCCGGCCGTGGCCGGCGATCCGCAACTCGCTTCTCTTCGGCGTCGCGACGCTCGCCGTCGCGCTCCCGATGGGCGTCGTGATCTCGGTGCTGACGGCTCGAGCGGGTCGGCTGGGGACCGTCGTCGACGCCCTCGCGATGCTCCCACTTGCGGTCAGCGGGATCGTCTTCGGCATCGGCCTGCTCCAGGGACTCGTCTTCGGCATCGCGCTGCCCGGTGGCTGGCGGCTACAGGTGACGGGCGCGGTCGCTATCGTCGCCGCCCACGCCGTCGCCGCCTACCCCTTCGTCACCCGGAACGTCTCACCGCTGCTCGCCGACCTCGACCCCGCGATGGTCGAGTCCGCCCGTGCGCTCGGGGCCACCCGCGCTCGCGCGTTACTCGACGTCGAACTGCCGCTAGTCGCGAGCGGGGTCGTCGCCGGCGCAGCCTTCGCGTTCGCCATCTCGATCGGCGAGTTCTCTTCGACGGTGATTTTGGCGGCCGGCAGCGAGACGTACACGATGCCCGTCGCCGTCGAGCGCTACCTCGGTCGCAGGCCCGGTCCCGCAATCGCCATGGGAACGCTCTTGCTCGTCGTCACGGCCGCGAGTTTCGTCGTCGTCGACCGCGTCGGCGGGAGGTTCGAACGTGACTGA
- a CDS encoding ABC transporter ATP-binding protein: METGETAVELIDVRKTYRIGEPVHALDGVSLEVPRGSYTAIMGPSGSGKSTLMNLVGCLDTPTEGTVVVGGHEVGSLGDRERTRLRGTEVGFVFQTFNLMPRLNAVENVALPQLFQGVDRAERRERARKLLERVGLADREEHLPNELSGGQRQRVALARALVNDPAIVLADEPSGNLDTDTEAEILDLFDEFHEGGTTMLVVTHERHVAERADRIVHLLDGKIERIEELDDGSTTDESGTEASA; encoded by the coding sequence ATGGAGACGGGCGAGACGGCAGTCGAGCTGATCGACGTCCGCAAGACCTACCGCATCGGCGAGCCAGTTCACGCGCTCGACGGCGTCTCACTCGAGGTGCCCCGTGGCTCCTACACCGCGATCATGGGGCCGAGTGGCTCGGGCAAGTCGACGCTGATGAACCTCGTGGGCTGTCTGGATACGCCGACGGAAGGGACGGTCGTCGTGGGAGGCCACGAGGTCGGTTCACTCGGCGACCGCGAACGGACGCGTCTCCGGGGGACGGAGGTTGGCTTCGTCTTCCAGACGTTCAACCTCATGCCGCGGCTGAACGCCGTCGAGAACGTCGCGCTGCCGCAGCTGTTCCAGGGCGTCGACCGCGCCGAGCGCCGCGAGCGAGCGCGCAAGCTGCTCGAGCGCGTCGGTCTGGCCGACCGGGAAGAGCACCTGCCGAACGAACTGTCGGGCGGCCAGCGCCAGCGGGTCGCGCTCGCCCGCGCGCTGGTCAACGATCCGGCGATCGTGCTGGCCGACGAGCCCTCGGGGAATCTCGACACCGACACCGAAGCCGAAATCCTGGACCTCTTCGACGAGTTCCACGAGGGCGGGACGACGATGCTCGTCGTCACCCACGAGCGCCACGTCGCCGAGCGGGCCGACCGAATCGTCCACCTCCTCGACGGGAAAATCGAGCGGATCGAGGAACTCGACGACGGATCGACGACGGACGAATCGGGGACGGAGGCGAGTGCCTGA
- a CDS encoding DUF5518 domain-containing protein, whose translation MSRRHTFVNAVLGAVAGIVLSFLPFSPLLGGALSGFLEGSDGRAGAVAGTLAGLLMYLPFGLLGGFVLGVLGFGFGLGGLPIEGFAVFVLFFAFAATVLFVYTVGLAAVGGLLGAYFAQEYPDTQANARETIGMGDSRASRRDDHELDEFGRGPGEDGRRGEFGNDESATDDLGRDDLESN comes from the coding sequence ATGAGTAGACGCCACACGTTCGTCAACGCCGTTCTCGGTGCCGTCGCCGGGATCGTGCTCTCGTTTCTCCCCTTCTCGCCGCTGCTCGGCGGTGCACTCTCGGGCTTTCTCGAGGGATCGGACGGACGAGCGGGTGCCGTCGCCGGCACGCTCGCCGGCCTGCTCATGTACCTCCCGTTCGGCCTGCTCGGCGGCTTCGTCCTCGGCGTGCTGGGTTTCGGTTTCGGCCTCGGCGGCCTCCCGATCGAGGGGTTCGCCGTCTTCGTGCTCTTCTTCGCGTTCGCCGCGACGGTCCTGTTCGTCTACACCGTCGGCCTGGCCGCAGTCGGGGGGCTCCTGGGCGCGTACTTCGCCCAGGAGTATCCCGACACGCAGGCGAACGCCCGCGAGACCATCGGAATGGGTGACTCGCGTGCGAGCCGTCGGGACGACCACGAACTCGACGAGTTCGGACGCGGTCCCGGCGAGGACGGCCGCCGTGGCGAGTTCGGGAACGACGAGTCGGCGACCGACGATCTGGGCCGGGACGACCTCGAGTCGAACTAA
- the larB gene encoding nickel pincer cofactor biosynthesis protein LarB: MRELLEAVAAGERSPAEAEAELRGYVTGDAGRFDAVRDKRRGIPEAIFAAGKTPEQVARLATTAVETTGRALVTRVSDEQIAATTSRLEALDADADVEHRSSTLVVRTADYEPPSLEATVGIVTAGTVDGPIADEAQVVCEDAGATVDRIDDVGVAALDRVLDQVDRLREADVLIVVAGREGALPTVVAGLVDTPVIGVPVSSGYGYGGDGEAALTGMLQSCTVLSVVNVDAGFVAGGQAALIARAIDNNVDC; this comes from the coding sequence ATGCGTGAGCTACTCGAGGCTGTCGCCGCTGGCGAGCGGTCGCCGGCCGAGGCGGAAGCCGAGCTTCGCGGGTACGTCACCGGCGACGCGGGTCGGTTCGATGCGGTGAGAGACAAGCGACGCGGCATCCCCGAGGCGATTTTCGCCGCCGGAAAGACGCCCGAACAGGTCGCGAGACTCGCGACGACTGCAGTCGAAACGACCGGGCGAGCGCTCGTCACCCGGGTATCCGACGAACAGATCGCGGCGACGACGTCCCGACTCGAGGCACTCGACGCGGACGCCGACGTCGAGCACCGAAGTTCGACGCTGGTCGTCCGGACTGCCGACTACGAACCGCCGTCACTCGAGGCGACGGTCGGGATCGTCACCGCCGGTACGGTCGACGGGCCGATCGCCGACGAGGCGCAGGTCGTCTGCGAGGACGCCGGCGCGACGGTCGACCGGATCGACGACGTCGGTGTCGCCGCACTCGACCGGGTACTCGATCAGGTCGACCGGCTCCGCGAGGCGGACGTGCTGATCGTCGTCGCCGGACGGGAAGGCGCGCTACCGACTGTTGTCGCCGGCCTCGTCGATACGCCCGTGATCGGGGTTCCCGTCTCGAGTGGGTACGGCTACGGCGGCGACGGCGAGGCTGCACTCACCGGTATGCTCCAGTCGTGTACGGTCCTCTCCGTGGTCAACGTCGACGCCGGATTCGTCGCCGGCGGCCAGGCTGCGTTGATCGCCCGTGCGATCGATAATAATGTCGACTGTTGA
- the rpiA gene encoding ribose-5-phosphate isomerase RpiA has product MKTDGGSDAAKRRAGERAAEAVEDGMVVGLGTGSTTAYAIEAIGRAVDDGLEVRGIPTSYQSRRLAIDVGIPLTALDEVDAVDLAIDGADQVAGGDLIKGGGAAHAREKLVDSAADRFLVVADPSKLVDRLERPVPVEVLPDARPVVERRVRDAGGEPHLRAAERKDGPVVTDNGNLVLDCAFGEIDDPGDLSARLSAIPGVVEHGLFVDLADATYVGTTDGVDVHRY; this is encoded by the coding sequence ATGAAGACGGACGGTGGCTCAGACGCGGCGAAACGACGCGCCGGCGAACGCGCGGCCGAGGCGGTCGAGGACGGGATGGTCGTCGGGCTCGGCACCGGCTCGACGACCGCCTACGCGATCGAGGCGATCGGCCGGGCCGTCGACGACGGCCTCGAGGTCCGCGGCATCCCGACGTCCTACCAGTCCAGGCGGCTGGCGATCGACGTCGGTATCCCGCTGACGGCGCTCGACGAAGTCGACGCGGTCGACCTCGCGATCGACGGCGCGGACCAGGTGGCCGGCGGCGACCTGATAAAGGGTGGCGGCGCGGCCCACGCCAGAGAGAAACTCGTCGACTCGGCGGCCGACCGCTTTCTGGTCGTCGCCGACCCGTCGAAGCTCGTCGATCGGCTCGAGCGCCCCGTTCCCGTCGAAGTCCTGCCGGACGCTCGCCCGGTCGTCGAACGGCGAGTCCGCGACGCGGGCGGCGAACCCCACCTTCGAGCCGCGGAGCGAAAGGACGGCCCCGTCGTCACCGACAACGGCAACCTCGTGCTCGACTGTGCGTTCGGCGAAATCGACGATCCCGGCGACCTGTCGGCGCGCCTGTCGGCGATCCCCGGCGTCGTCGAACACGGCCTGTTCGTCGACCTCGCGGACGCCACCTACGTCGGCACCACGGACGGCGTCGACGTCCACCGGTACTGA
- a CDS encoding DUF7563 family protein, whose protein sequence is MPKCNHCGAHVSERFARVFADEHGEIHACISCSANAGIAEVARERARST, encoded by the coding sequence ATGCCAAAGTGTAACCACTGCGGTGCGCACGTGTCCGAGCGCTTCGCGCGCGTCTTCGCAGACGAGCACGGCGAGATCCACGCGTGTATTAGCTGCTCGGCAAACGCCGGAATCGCGGAAGTCGCGAGAGAACGCGCCCGAAGCACCTGA
- the fni gene encoding type 2 isopentenyl-diphosphate Delta-isomerase encodes MPETSDRKDDHIRIIQEEDVETSGTGFADVELVHEALPEIHRDEIDTSISLVGHELAAPIVIESMTGGHPNTTKINRNLAAAAQQTGIAMGVGSQRAGLELDDEDLLESYTVVREAAPDAFLYGNVGAAQLLEYDVDDVERAVEMIEADAMAIHLNFLQEAVQPEGDVDARGCLDEIERVASDLSVPVIVKETGNGISRETAERLTDAGVDAIDVAGKGGTTWSGIESYRAAAVGATRQEKVGKRFRAWGVPTAVSTLEAASVHDCVIASGGVRSGLDVAKAIALGARAGGLAKPFLAPAGQGTEAVVELIEDLVLELTTAMFVTGSESIADLRECEYVVLGRTNEYLESRRDR; translated from the coding sequence ATGCCCGAAACATCCGACCGGAAGGACGACCACATTCGCATCATTCAGGAAGAAGACGTCGAGACCTCGGGGACCGGATTCGCGGACGTCGAACTGGTTCACGAGGCGCTGCCGGAGATCCACAGAGACGAGATCGACACCTCGATTTCGCTCGTCGGCCACGAACTGGCCGCGCCGATCGTCATCGAGAGCATGACCGGCGGGCATCCCAACACGACGAAAATAAACCGGAACCTCGCGGCCGCCGCCCAGCAGACGGGGATCGCGATGGGCGTCGGGAGCCAGCGCGCCGGTCTCGAACTCGACGACGAGGACCTCCTCGAGTCGTACACCGTCGTTCGCGAGGCCGCCCCCGACGCGTTCCTCTACGGGAACGTCGGCGCGGCCCAGTTGCTCGAGTACGACGTCGACGACGTCGAACGCGCCGTCGAGATGATCGAGGCCGACGCGATGGCGATCCACCTCAACTTCCTCCAGGAGGCGGTCCAGCCCGAAGGCGACGTCGATGCCCGGGGCTGTCTCGACGAGATCGAACGGGTCGCAAGCGACCTCTCGGTCCCGGTGATCGTCAAGGAGACGGGCAACGGCATCTCGCGAGAGACTGCCGAACGCCTCACCGACGCTGGCGTCGACGCGATCGACGTCGCGGGCAAAGGCGGGACGACGTGGTCCGGTATCGAGTCCTACCGGGCGGCCGCGGTGGGCGCGACCCGCCAAGAGAAAGTCGGAAAGCGCTTCCGGGCCTGGGGCGTCCCGACCGCCGTGAGCACGCTCGAGGCCGCGTCCGTCCACGACTGCGTGATCGCCAGCGGCGGCGTCCGCTCCGGGCTCGACGTCGCGAAGGCGATCGCCCTCGGCGCGCGAGCGGGCGGTCTCGCCAAACCCTTCCTCGCGCCTGCGGGCCAGGGAACCGAGGCCGTCGTCGAGCTGATCGAGGACCTCGTCCTCGAGCTCACGACGGCGATGTTCGTCACCGGCTCCGAGTCGATCGCCGACCTGCGCGAGTGTGAGTACGTCGTCCTCGGCCGGACGAACGAGTACCTCGAGAGTCGCCGCGATCGCTGA
- a CDS encoding AI-2E family transporter: MTANRRYVLAGVVAALGVVTGVILLEVLGTILFALTVAYVLLPVHGWLVRRGLTEWTAGVVATLVGFSGVVAVVSPIVVTLYLRMDELLAVVRDLPTELTITIADATVTLEATEVRAWLIDQLRSLSVALATAAPELAVKFALFVLLLFGLLLKGDAAGRAAIAPVPHEYRDVVHALAWRARSTLYAIYVLQLATAVGTSIAAYPFFRLLGYDAALMLAMVAGILQFVPIVGPTMLVAPIALYHVALGEPVAAVVVGGLGVVLIGWLPDVVVRPRLARRSAGLPGSLYFVGFTGGLFTLGAIGIVVGPLVVAIFVEAVSLLADEVNGEDLPDLDDSSGPRVGVPDVSVDAADASSEARADEPSRASDSP, translated from the coding sequence GTGACTGCCAATCGCCGGTACGTCCTCGCGGGCGTCGTCGCCGCGCTCGGCGTGGTGACGGGTGTGATCCTGCTCGAGGTGCTGGGGACGATCCTCTTCGCGCTCACCGTCGCGTACGTCCTCTTGCCGGTCCACGGCTGGCTCGTCAGGCGCGGCCTCACGGAGTGGACGGCGGGCGTCGTCGCCACGCTCGTCGGCTTTTCCGGGGTAGTCGCGGTCGTCTCGCCGATCGTCGTCACGCTCTACCTGCGAATGGACGAACTGCTCGCGGTCGTCCGCGACCTGCCGACGGAACTGACGATCACGATCGCCGACGCGACGGTGACGCTCGAGGCGACGGAGGTCAGAGCGTGGCTGATCGACCAGCTACGGAGCCTCTCGGTGGCCCTTGCGACGGCGGCACCCGAGTTAGCAGTGAAGTTCGCGCTGTTCGTCCTCCTGCTGTTCGGACTCCTCCTCAAGGGCGACGCGGCTGGCCGGGCGGCGATCGCCCCGGTTCCACACGAGTACCGCGACGTCGTCCACGCGCTGGCCTGGCGCGCCCGATCGACGCTGTACGCCATCTACGTCCTCCAGCTGGCGACGGCGGTGGGGACGTCCATCGCTGCGTACCCGTTCTTTCGGTTGCTGGGTTACGACGCGGCGCTCATGCTCGCGATGGTCGCCGGCATCTTACAGTTCGTGCCGATCGTCGGCCCGACGATGCTCGTCGCCCCGATCGCGCTCTATCACGTCGCACTCGGCGAACCCGTCGCTGCGGTGGTCGTCGGCGGCCTCGGCGTCGTCCTCATCGGCTGGCTCCCCGACGTCGTCGTCAGACCGCGGCTGGCCCGCCGTTCGGCTGGTCTCCCCGGCAGTCTCTACTTCGTCGGCTTCACCGGTGGCCTCTTCACGCTCGGTGCGATCGGCATCGTCGTCGGGCCGCTCGTCGTCGCCATCTTCGTCGAAGCCGTCTCGCTGCTGGCCGACGAGGTCAACGGCGAGGACCTCCCCGACCTCGACGACTCGTCCGGCCCGCGCGTCGGCGTTCCCGACGTCTCCGTCGACGCTGCCGACGCCTCGAGCGAGGCACGCGCCGACGAACCGTCGCGAGCGAGTGACTCTCCCTGA
- a CDS encoding thiamine ABC transporter substrate-binding protein, translating to MNRRTVLRAAGAGVAGVTLAGCLTRNGDENGTPAEDDGPLRIATYTSMVDGYDPAGPWLKEAFEEEHPDAELEWTVPEDGVNLYVQQAQQDVEVDADLYFGLNVDDLVRVDEELGEGALFQPLDRDRLENAGRVRSDLEFDDPSGRVLPYDTGYISLVYDENEVDEPTTFEDLVDPAYEGTLLAQNAQQSDPGQAFMLWTIDAYGTDGYLEYWRELVDNDVDIRGDWDSAYNAYLEGERPIVVSYSTDQVFAVADDLDLSRHQVAFPNEQGYANPEGMAIFEGAQTDLAYEFVDFVLSSEAQAEIATRNVQFPAIEAEYVDLEDSFTDYAFEPSEAVTFSYDDLRGNLDGWTDEWSREIVGR from the coding sequence ATGAATCGACGAACGGTGCTGCGAGCCGCCGGTGCTGGCGTCGCGGGCGTCACGCTCGCCGGTTGTCTGACTCGCAACGGTGACGAAAACGGGACGCCGGCGGAAGACGACGGTCCCCTCCGGATCGCGACGTACACGTCCATGGTCGACGGCTACGATCCCGCCGGCCCGTGGCTCAAAGAAGCCTTCGAGGAGGAGCATCCGGACGCCGAACTCGAGTGGACCGTCCCCGAAGACGGCGTGAACCTCTACGTCCAGCAGGCCCAGCAGGACGTCGAGGTCGACGCCGACCTCTACTTCGGCCTCAACGTCGACGACCTCGTGCGCGTCGACGAGGAACTCGGCGAGGGGGCGCTGTTCCAGCCGCTCGATCGCGATCGCCTCGAGAACGCGGGTCGCGTCCGGTCCGACCTCGAGTTCGACGACCCGAGCGGCCGGGTCCTCCCCTACGACACGGGCTACATCAGCCTCGTCTACGACGAGAACGAGGTCGACGAGCCGACGACGTTCGAGGACCTGGTCGATCCAGCCTACGAGGGGACGCTGCTTGCCCAGAACGCCCAGCAGTCCGACCCGGGACAGGCGTTCATGCTCTGGACGATCGACGCCTACGGCACCGACGGCTACCTGGAGTACTGGCGCGAACTCGTGGACAACGACGTGGACATCCGCGGCGACTGGGACTCGGCGTACAACGCCTACCTCGAGGGTGAGCGGCCGATCGTCGTCTCCTACTCGACTGACCAGGTGTTCGCCGTCGCCGACGACCTGGACCTCTCGCGCCACCAGGTCGCGTTCCCGAACGAGCAGGGCTACGCGAATCCCGAGGGGATGGCGATCTTCGAGGGCGCACAGACCGACCTCGCGTACGAGTTCGTCGACTTCGTCCTCTCGAGTGAGGCACAGGCGGAGATCGCGACGCGCAACGTCCAGTTCCCGGCGATCGAGGCCGAGTACGTCGACCTCGAGGACAGTTTCACCGACTACGCCTTCGAACCGTCGGAGGCGGTGACGTTCAGCTACGACGACCTCCGGGGGAACCTCGACGGGTGGACCGACGAGTGGTCGCGCGAGATCGTCGGTCGGTAA
- a CDS encoding ABC transporter permease: MRPLEFLRLSWRSIRGHKLRSSLTTLGVIIGIAAVIAFVTLGASLQAGIIGDISPDDQRNLYGWAAEPDAEGGPLAGAQPVFSQHDLEELSDREDVEAAYGYATIQTQAISNGDEQVPQGDGLIAAGPSYIREDDLREGRQFEMNESEAVINPAAAEQFEENVTVGDELTLTILGGQQTTVTVVGITDTSEGLSPFEGFETAPRVYVPTDPFYAEQAAGLGFGDGGGDQARYLAIVVEAESADDRAVDRARESATSYLESEQSDASDLLGDDLEVRLQTSTELLQQLQDVLDLLQNFIVGIAAISLLVGSIGIANIMLVSVTERTREIGIMKAVGAQNRDVLGLFLSEAVILGTVGAIFGTAVGLLAGYLGAWYIDLPLVYPYEYVALAIVVGVVVGILSGLYPAWRAARTDPIDALRYE; encoded by the coding sequence ATGCGACCGCTCGAGTTTCTCCGGCTCTCGTGGCGGTCGATACGCGGCCACAAGCTCCGGTCGTCGCTGACGACGCTGGGGGTGATCATCGGTATCGCCGCGGTGATCGCGTTCGTCACGCTCGGGGCGAGCCTGCAGGCGGGGATCATCGGCGACATCAGTCCCGACGACCAGCGCAACCTCTACGGCTGGGCTGCAGAGCCAGACGCCGAGGGCGGCCCGCTGGCGGGTGCACAGCCGGTGTTCAGCCAGCACGACCTCGAGGAACTGTCCGATCGCGAGGACGTCGAGGCGGCCTACGGCTACGCGACGATCCAGACGCAGGCGATCTCGAACGGGGACGAACAGGTGCCACAGGGAGACGGGTTGATCGCCGCGGGACCGTCGTACATCCGCGAGGACGACCTCCGGGAGGGACGGCAGTTCGAGATGAACGAAAGCGAGGCGGTGATCAACCCCGCCGCAGCCGAGCAGTTCGAGGAGAACGTCACCGTCGGCGACGAACTCACGCTCACGATCCTCGGCGGCCAGCAGACGACCGTGACCGTCGTCGGCATCACCGACACCTCCGAAGGGTTGAGTCCGTTCGAGGGATTCGAGACCGCGCCGCGCGTGTACGTCCCGACGGATCCGTTCTACGCGGAACAGGCTGCCGGGCTGGGGTTCGGCGACGGTGGCGGCGACCAGGCGCGGTACCTCGCGATCGTCGTCGAAGCCGAGTCCGCAGACGACAGGGCGGTCGACCGGGCCCGCGAGAGCGCGACGTCCTACCTCGAGAGCGAGCAGTCGGACGCGAGCGACCTGCTGGGCGACGACCTCGAGGTGAGACTCCAGACCAGCACGGAACTGCTCCAGCAACTCCAGGACGTCCTCGATCTGTTGCAGAACTTCATCGTCGGCATCGCGGCCATCTCGTTGCTGGTGGGCTCGATCGGCATCGCGAACATCATGCTCGTCTCCGTGACCGAGCGCACCCGCGAGATCGGCATCATGAAAGCCGTCGGTGCGCAGAATCGCGACGTCCTCGGTCTGTTCCTCTCGGAAGCGGTGATCCTCGGCACCGTCGGCGCGATCTTCGGAACCGCGGTCGGACTGCTCGCAGGCTATCTCGGAGCGTGGTACATCGACCTGCCACTCGTGTATCCCTACGAGTACGTCGCCCTCGCGATCGTCGTCGGGGTCGTCGTCGGCATCCTCTCCGGACTCTACCCCGCGTGGCGGGCCGCACGGACGGACCCGATCGACGCGTTGCGTTACGAGTGA
- a CDS encoding DUF1931 family protein has product MADLIVKAAVKEALDDKNVASDFYDALDEEVSELLDDAARRAEANDRKTVQPRDL; this is encoded by the coding sequence ATGGCAGACCTTATCGTCAAAGCCGCCGTGAAAGAAGCGCTCGATGACAAGAACGTCGCCTCGGACTTCTACGACGCTCTCGACGAGGAAGTCTCCGAGCTGCTCGACGACGCTGCCCGCCGTGCGGAAGCGAACGACCGAAAGACGGTCCAGCCCCGCGACCTGTAA